The Kribbella sp. NBC_00662 nucleotide sequence AGCCTGACCCGACCGGTCCGAAGGAGCGCAGCAGTGGCGGTCAGCATGTCCGACGTGGCCCGCCACGCGGGCGTGTCCCAGCGCACCGTCTCGAACGTGGTGAACAACTACGTCCACGTCTCCCCCGCCACCCGCGCCCGCGTCCAGGCCAGCCTCGACGCGCTCGGCTACCGCCCGAACACCGCGGCCCGCCGCCTGCGGACCGGCCGCACCGGCACCGTCACCCTGGCCGTCCCGACCTTTCGTGAGCGGTACTTCGCGGACCTCGCCGAAGCCGTCGTCGCCGCCGCCCGCGACCGCGGTACGACGATCCTCGTCGAGACCACCGGCGGCCGCCATGACCTCGAGGTCGAGCTGCTCCGCGGCGGCGGCGACGTCCTCACCGACGGCGTGATCATGAGCGCGGTCTCGCTCAGCCGCTCCGACCAACGCAGTACGCATCCGGTCGTGCTGGTCGGCGACCGCGAGCCGGGTAGCGCGATCGACCACGTCGGCATCAAGAACCGCGAGGCCGCGCAGGCAGCGGTCACGCATCTGCTCGACACCGGCCGGCGCCGGATCCTCCTGCTCGGCGCGAACAACGGCCCGCGGCGCTCGTACCAACTGCGCCGCC carries:
- a CDS encoding LacI family DNA-binding transcriptional regulator, with product MAVSMSDVARHAGVSQRTVSNVVNNYVHVSPATRARVQASLDALGYRPNTAARRLRTGRTGTVTLAVPTFRERYFADLAEAVVAAARDRGTTILVETTGGRHDLEVELLRGGGDVLTDGVIMSAVSLSRSDQRSTHPVVLVGDREPGSAIDHVGIKNREAAQAAVTHLLDTGRRRILLLGANNGPRRSYQLRRQGYQAALKKHGIELDPALIVDSDWSTAAAADAITRTYARLRPDGIFAMNDSAALGALRALQRNHIDVPGEVSVIGFDDIVESSLSTPTLSTIAPLLDDIASTALDLLDEQLDDDHVPQHRMAGYELRVRESTTR